Proteins from one Coleofasciculus chthonoplastes PCC 7420 genomic window:
- a CDS encoding CHASE2 domain-containing serine/threonine-protein kinase, which translates to MKETSGELSQNQVPYEGREGSKLSAFWSRLKRIGSLTWKNPALLTSLAVTGVLLGTRQLALLEPLELYAYDRLMQLRPSLPPDPRLLVVEVTEQDIESLEQWPMTDAVMTQLLQKLQQHQPTVVGLDMYRDIPIPPGNAELTQLFNNSDNLIPICRLGNETKRGTPPPKAVPQERVGFADLAIDEGGVVRRALLFHNAEIPEGCSTRLSFSFQLARYYLEQKGIEPQTITQDEQEYLKWGDVVFKPLKPKSGGYQKADAGGYQLLLNYRSADKLADSVTLTDVLEDRLDPSLVKDRIVLIGISDPAENDLFYTPYSSEGEVLQKMPGVVVHGQIVSQLLSTVLNGRKLFWFIPEWGEVVWIGFWSLTGAILISITHNIRQLLLAETVAIGLLGSISLIVFLEAGWIPVMIPVVGLVMSSTGVLAYSAYQNQQERAHFARLLQEQENNLIALQGLLQDRTSFAPTTQEAEDDDQTLIAEQQEVTLSEETAIAPSQQDGDGETAIWTPDAAVSQPAPTVKPSDNPNLLAGRYKINRVLGSGGFGLTYLAEDSHRPGKPKCVVKHLKPARRDERFLAIARRLFHTEAEILEKLGRHSHIPQLLAYFEESREFYLVEEYIKGDSLSDELPVDKRMPEEQVVKLIKGLLEIMVFIHEHNVIHRDIKPSNIIRRQTDGQLVLIDFGAVKQIQPQQKLDQEHDTQEHNTVAVGTRGYAPSEQYAGHPTLSSDIYAVGVIGIQALTGIPPHQLVLDSETGEISWRHLANVSDEFGEILEKMVRYYFMDRYQSVTKVLEDLSTLSPQS; encoded by the coding sequence GTGAAGGAAACTAGTGGGGAGTTATCTCAAAACCAGGTTCCCTACGAGGGTCGCGAAGGGTCAAAGCTCTCTGCCTTTTGGTCGCGTCTTAAACGCATTGGTAGTTTGACCTGGAAAAATCCAGCCTTGCTAACCAGTTTGGCGGTTACAGGTGTGTTGCTGGGGACTCGCCAGTTAGCGCTTTTGGAGCCATTGGAGCTTTATGCTTATGATCGGTTGATGCAGTTGCGACCGAGTTTACCCCCTGACCCACGCCTGTTGGTGGTTGAGGTGACGGAGCAGGATATTGAATCCCTAGAGCAGTGGCCCATGACTGATGCGGTGATGACGCAGCTACTGCAAAAGCTACAGCAGCATCAACCGACGGTGGTTGGTTTGGATATGTATCGGGATATTCCCATACCTCCGGGTAACGCTGAATTAACCCAACTCTTTAACAACAGCGATAATCTCATTCCTATTTGTCGGCTAGGGAACGAAACCAAGCGAGGGACTCCCCCACCGAAAGCTGTGCCTCAGGAGCGGGTTGGCTTTGCGGATTTAGCGATCGATGAAGGGGGTGTTGTGCGTCGGGCATTGTTGTTTCACAATGCCGAAATTCCTGAAGGTTGTAGCACCCGCCTTTCCTTTAGCTTTCAGTTAGCCCGGTACTACCTAGAACAAAAAGGAATTGAACCACAAACGATTACCCAAGACGAACAAGAGTATCTCAAATGGGGAGATGTGGTTTTCAAACCCCTAAAGCCCAAGTCAGGAGGGTATCAAAAGGCGGATGCGGGTGGCTATCAACTTTTATTGAATTACCGCTCTGCGGACAAACTCGCCGATAGTGTGACCCTGACAGACGTTCTCGAAGATCGTCTTGATCCAAGCTTAGTCAAAGACCGCATCGTCCTGATTGGGATTTCTGATCCGGCAGAAAATGATCTGTTCTACACGCCCTACAGTTCCGAAGGGGAAGTTCTGCAAAAAATGCCGGGAGTAGTTGTTCATGGTCAAATTGTCAGTCAACTGCTCAGTACCGTTCTCAATGGACGCAAGCTGTTTTGGTTTATCCCTGAGTGGGGAGAAGTGGTCTGGATCGGGTTTTGGTCATTGACGGGCGCTATCCTGATATCCATCACCCACAATATCCGGCAACTGCTGCTGGCTGAGACAGTAGCGATTGGTCTTTTGGGCAGTATATCCTTGATCGTGTTTCTGGAGGCAGGTTGGATACCGGTGATGATACCCGTCGTGGGACTGGTGATGTCATCTACAGGGGTCTTGGCTTATAGCGCCTACCAAAATCAGCAAGAACGCGCCCATTTTGCCCGTCTACTCCAAGAACAGGAAAATAATCTCATTGCCCTTCAGGGTTTATTACAAGATAGAACCAGCTTTGCTCCAACCACTCAAGAGGCTGAAGATGACGATCAGACTCTGATTGCAGAACAGCAAGAGGTAACCCTAAGTGAAGAAACGGCTATTGCCCCATCGCAGCAGGATGGGGATGGAGAAACGGCAATTTGGACACCTGATGCAGCTGTGAGCCAACCCGCGCCAACGGTTAAACCATCTGACAATCCCAACCTTTTAGCCGGACGCTATAAGATTAATCGGGTTCTAGGTTCTGGGGGATTTGGTCTCACCTATTTAGCTGAAGATAGCCACAGACCGGGCAAACCCAAGTGTGTGGTCAAGCATTTAAAACCAGCCCGTCGCGATGAACGATTTCTCGCCATTGCCAGACGTCTCTTTCATACAGAAGCAGAAATCTTAGAAAAGTTAGGCAGACATTCTCACATTCCCCAGTTGCTGGCATATTTTGAAGAAAGTCGGGAATTCTATCTTGTCGAAGAATACATTAAAGGAGATTCACTCAGCGACGAGTTACCTGTAGATAAGCGAATGCCAGAAGAGCAAGTGGTCAAGTTAATCAAAGGTCTCTTAGAAATTATGGTGTTTATCCATGAACATAATGTTATTCACCGGGATATCAAACCCAGTAACATTATTCGTCGCCAAACCGATGGTCAATTGGTGTTAATTGATTTTGGGGCAGTTAAACAGATTCAACCTCAACAAAAACTGGATCAGGAACACGATACCCAGGAACATAATACGGTGGCGGTTGGTACTCGTGGCTATGCACCGTCAGAACAATACGCTGGACACCCGACTCTGAGCAGCGATATTTATGCGGTTGGGGTGATTGGGATTCAAGCTTTAACAGGCATTCCTCCTCACCAGTTAGTGCTGGATTCAGAGACCGGGGAAATTAGCTGGCGTCATTTGGCAAATGTGAGTGACGAATTCGGTGAAATATTAGAAAAAATGGTGCGCTACTACTTCATGGATCGATATCAGTCTGTGACAAAAGTGTTAGAGGATTTAAGTACCTTGTCACCTCAATCTTAG
- a CDS encoding GAF domain-containing protein, with product MTAAFSPRSADHNGDTVDITPIYTDDQRAHEHQPASAGALAATNGTFTAFLAPLTQDSFKEVVTGVEKKLEVVHQTLSMLLDSQGFETILQEMLNAITLKTAELLGADRTTIFLLDENKNELFSIVAEGENGKTIELRIPADQGIAGEVATLKKVVNNPYDFFDDRRSEGSKKLYKTTGYRTYTMLTLPLLNEKGDLVAVVQLLNKLKPDHEPEDDLPLEEKIDKQGFSETDQKLFEEFAPSIRLILESSKSFYLATQQQRAANALMKATESLSKSSLDLEETLKRVMEEAKELMNADRSTLWLIDHERNDLWTKITQSGGSMKELRVPIGAGFAGRVGLTGEILNIPFDLYNHPDSEKARETDRNTGYRTCSLLCMPVYNADGELIGVTQLVNKKKKGEFPPYQPNPDKEEQDAPECWKASFDQSDVAFMEAFNIQAGVALQNAKLFATVKQQEQMQRDILRSLTNGVISTDKAGKVIAANESAKQLLGFSKGDTIEGRSVSELIKIKEKEGSLASFAQLLQNGLDAKSEKDRNQYYPDQTLLTPSNEEHSVHLSINSIADTSDLTNVYGALVVMDDISDEKRLKSTMYRYMTQELAEELLKLGDAKMGGDRKEVSVLFSDIRSYTTLTEKLQAEEVVGMLNEYFESMVEAIFKQKGTLDKYIGDAIMAVFGSPLPLPDHAWRAVQTAVDMRHRLADFNANRLSQKKEEIRIGIGINSDSVISGNIGSSKRMEFTAIGDGVNLGSRLEGASKQYGCDIIISEYTFAPCQDRIWYRELDCIRVKGKNKPVRIYELVGLRSDPLSAEKEEIIEHYHKGREHYLNRKFTRAMGEFGIIMEEFDKNDKASALHLKRCQHFLQEPPPDDWDGAYTMTEK from the coding sequence ATGACAGCTGCATTTTCACCCAGGTCTGCGGATCACAATGGAGATACCGTTGATATAACACCAATCTATACTGACGACCAAAGAGCGCATGAACATCAACCTGCCTCTGCTGGTGCCCTAGCGGCCACTAATGGAACATTTACGGCGTTTCTTGCGCCCCTGACTCAAGACAGCTTCAAAGAAGTTGTTACGGGGGTGGAAAAGAAGCTCGAAGTTGTTCATCAAACCCTGTCCATGCTCCTCGACAGCCAAGGGTTTGAGACAATTCTTCAGGAGATGCTCAATGCCATCACTTTGAAGACAGCAGAGCTGTTGGGTGCAGACCGGACAACGATATTTTTACTGGATGAAAATAAAAATGAATTATTTTCGATCGTCGCCGAGGGTGAGAATGGAAAAACCATAGAACTTCGGATTCCGGCTGATCAGGGAATTGCTGGGGAAGTGGCAACGTTGAAAAAAGTTGTCAATAATCCCTACGATTTCTTCGATGATCGGCGATCAGAAGGGTCTAAAAAACTCTATAAGACAACCGGATACCGGACGTATACGATGCTGACGCTGCCCTTACTCAATGAGAAGGGAGACTTGGTGGCTGTGGTTCAGCTACTGAATAAGCTAAAGCCGGATCATGAGCCTGAGGATGATTTACCCTTAGAAGAAAAAATTGATAAACAAGGGTTTAGCGAAACCGATCAGAAACTTTTTGAAGAATTTGCCCCCTCCATCCGCCTGATTCTGGAATCGTCCAAGTCATTTTACCTGGCAACCCAGCAACAGCGAGCGGCTAATGCTCTGATGAAAGCGACTGAATCCCTGAGTAAGAGCAGTTTGGACTTGGAAGAAACGCTCAAGCGGGTGATGGAGGAAGCTAAGGAGCTGATGAATGCCGATCGCTCGACTTTGTGGTTGATTGATCACGAACGCAATGATTTGTGGACGAAGATTACTCAGTCTGGCGGCTCGATGAAAGAACTGCGGGTTCCCATCGGAGCTGGTTTTGCGGGTCGAGTCGGGCTGACGGGTGAAATTCTGAATATCCCATTTGACCTGTACAATCATCCCGATTCCGAGAAAGCCAGAGAAACCGATCGCAATACGGGATATCGCACCTGTAGCTTGCTGTGTATGCCAGTCTATAACGCCGATGGCGAGTTAATTGGCGTCACTCAATTAGTGAATAAGAAAAAGAAGGGAGAGTTTCCTCCTTACCAGCCCAATCCAGATAAAGAGGAACAAGACGCACCCGAATGCTGGAAGGCGAGTTTCGATCAAAGCGATGTCGCTTTTATGGAAGCCTTTAATATCCAAGCGGGTGTGGCGCTGCAAAATGCAAAGCTGTTTGCCACGGTTAAACAGCAGGAGCAAATGCAGAGGGATATCCTGCGGAGTCTGACCAATGGTGTAATTTCTACAGACAAAGCCGGTAAAGTTATCGCGGCGAATGAAAGTGCCAAGCAACTGTTGGGCTTTAGTAAGGGAGATACTATCGAAGGGCGATCAGTTTCCGAATTGATCAAAATTAAAGAGAAAGAGGGTAGCCTTGCCAGCTTTGCTCAATTACTACAGAATGGCTTAGATGCCAAAAGCGAGAAAGACCGCAATCAGTACTACCCCGATCAGACGTTGCTAACGCCGAGCAATGAAGAGCATAGCGTGCATTTGTCGATTAACTCCATTGCGGATACTAGCGATCTGACCAATGTGTATGGGGCGTTGGTGGTGATGGACGACATCAGTGATGAGAAGCGCCTCAAGAGTACAATGTATCGGTACATGACTCAGGAGTTGGCAGAAGAACTGCTGAAACTGGGTGATGCCAAAATGGGAGGCGATCGCAAAGAAGTTTCGGTGCTGTTTTCTGATATTCGTAGCTACACCACTTTGACCGAAAAACTCCAAGCGGAAGAAGTGGTGGGAATGCTGAATGAGTATTTTGAATCGATGGTCGAGGCGATTTTCAAGCAGAAAGGTACTCTCGATAAATATATCGGCGATGCAATTATGGCGGTATTTGGTTCGCCCTTACCCCTACCCGATCACGCCTGGAGAGCGGTACAAACGGCTGTGGACATGCGCCACCGATTGGCAGATTTTAATGCTAATCGTCTGTCACAGAAAAAAGAAGAAATCCGAATTGGGATTGGGATTAACTCGGACAGTGTGATTAGCGGCAATATTGGTTCGAGTAAGCGGATGGAGTTCACCGCCATTGGCGATGGTGTCAACTTAGGCTCCCGCCTAGAAGGTGCCAGTAAGCAATATGGCTGTGACATTATTATTAGCGAATATACCTTTGCTCCCTGCCAGGATAGGATTTGGTATCGGGAACTCGATTGCATTCGCGTCAAAGGCAAGAATAAGCCTGTCAGAATTTACGAACTGGTGGGACTGCGTTCTGATCCCCTTTCTGCCGAAAAAGAGGAAATTATTGAACATTACCACAAAGGACGGGAGCATTATCTCAACCGGAAGTTTACCCGGGCGATGGGTGAATTTGGCATTATCATGGAAGAATTTGACAAAAATGATAAAGCCTCTGCATTACACCTGAAGCGGTGTCAACATTTTCTCCAAGAACCACCACCGGATGACTGGGATGGGGCTTACACGATGACTGAAAAGTAA